A genomic window from Babylonia areolata isolate BAREFJ2019XMU chromosome 9, ASM4173473v1, whole genome shotgun sequence includes:
- the LOC143286057 gene encoding uncharacterized protein LOC143286057: MENVSDQFVCGQCQEQFDSLTAFLLHKVLHVDMGKPAGCPLCGMAFSRQTSLREHLCRKHNIPELKCSSVKRNLQQRKELSGKKISPEKLSIPTSEVKEAAPCDSSDPQSYLGQAMMHHIVEKISEGDFRQCGTSGLSDAVIHADCSVACSPNSATEVVGTCGDGDFGHLMEQVNHVSPHTFQPHSLQNHADGLQNQSHSMQCQSITLKNSSQIPENHLHLLQPLQNYSETQPVTEQEVCIEEGEVTEAVATRKDDISTSENQSSLPLQQQIQLSSATMESGSLEEPGLDFFFVLLTNHVKRKSVSYNKQSFRCFHCQYKTFWRRALVKHMRDTHSDNLDIHQCIAVCNSEKIHGQQVMKMSDYLSMLAQQRKQVNGHRIRGVERQDLPGYHPCNKCGKEFVRLRYLRKHQMIHKAEKKFLCDDCGKAFKTKAYLAAHRQTHQTKVYKCSQCDFTSSINALIHTHRQLHNDNSVICEVCGSAYNDRATLKKHKQVHDKSRPFPCSYPGCTWRFKSEVMCRAHYRAHTTPGRFVCDLCSYVFRHKHHLQRHLSKIHGMDEATIHRATCSTKNIPSSKSLAMKDVEDKEYVEKGDNHPMSDSVSLIVNTGLSSEQLQSVLESGQFVIATDDNDSSVNYEIANIAMNVSYDTFIDSAGTVSEGQTVFIPSDAECSQIIFQHDPGAVSSVET, encoded by the exons ATGTGGACATGGGTAAACCGGCTGGCTGCCCATTATGTGGAATGGCATTTTCACGACAAACATCTCTTCGGGAACACTTGTGTCGCAAACATAACATTCCTGAGCTGAAATGCAGTTCTGTAAAGCGAAATCTCCAACAGAGAAAAGAACTTTCTGGTAAAAAAATCAGCCCTGAAAAACTTTCCATACCGACAAGTGAAGTGAAGGAAGCTGCTCCCTGTGATTCTTCTGATCCTCAAAGTTATCTTGGTCAGGCAATGATGCATCATATTGTGGAAAAGATTAGTGAAGGAGATTTCAGACAGTGTGGCACAAGTGGCCTTTCAGATGCTGTCATACATGCTGACTGTTCAGTTGCATGTTCACCTAACTCTGCCACAGAAGTAGTAGGAACTTGCGGAGATGGTGATTTTGGTCACTTGATGGAACAAGTTAATCATGTCAGTCCACATACATTTCAGCCTCATTCATTACAAAATCATGCAGATGGCTTGCAGAACCAGTCGCACTCTATGCAGTGTCAGTCCATTACTTTGAAGAACTCCTCACAAATACCAGAAAATCATTTACATCTTTTACAGCCACTTCAGAACTATTCAGAGACTCAACCAGTCACAGAGCAAGAAGTCTGTATAGAGGAAGGCGAAGTAACTGAGGCAGTTGCCACTAGAAAAGATGACATATCGACTTCAGAGAATCAGTCATCCCTTCCCTTGCAACAACAAATCCAGTTGTCTTCCGCTACCATGGAGTCAGGATCCCTGGAAGAGCCAGGGCTTGATTTTTTCTTTGTACTGTTAACAAATCATGTCAAAAGGAAATCAGTGAGCTACAACAAACAGAGCTTCAGGTGTTTTCACTGCCAGTACAAGACCTTCTGGCGACGTGCACTGGTGAAACACATGAGGGACACACATTCTGATAACCTGGATATCCATCAGTGCATTGCAGTCTGCAACTCTGAGAAGATACATGGTCAGCAG GTGATGAAAATGTCAGATTACCTGTCAATGTTGGCACAGCAACGCAAACAGGTTAATGGTCATCGCATTCGTGGAGTTGAAAGACAAGATCTTCCAGGTTACCATCCATGTAACAAATGTGGCAAG GAGTTTGTACGTCTGAGGTACTTGCGGAAACACCAGATGATCCACAAAGCAGAGAAGAAGTTTCTGTGTGACGACTGTGGCAAAGCTTTCAAGACCAAAGCCTACCTGGCAGCCCATCgtcagacacaccagacaaaagtGTATAAGTGCAGTCAGTGTGACTTCACCTCCTCCATCAATGCTCTCATTCACACCCATCGCCAGctacataatgataatagtgtaATCTGTGAAGTTTGTGGATCAGCATATAATGATCGTGCTACTTTGAAGAAGCACAAGCAGGTGCATGATAAATCACGACCCTTTCCATGCAGCTACCCTGGGTGTACATGGAGATTCAAAAGTGAAGTGATGTGCCGAGCTCACTACCGTGCACATACAACACCTGGCCGCTTCGTCTGTGATTTGTGCAGCTATGTCTTTCGCCATAAACACCACCTGCAGCGCCATCTTAGTAAAATTCATGGCATGGATGAAGCCACTATTCATCGTGCCACATGCAGCACAAAAAACATTCCCTCTTCTAAGAGCCTTGCTATGAAGGATGTGGAGGACAAGGAATATGTTGAGAAAGGGGACAATCACCCCATGTCAGATTCAGTCAGTTTGATTGTGAATACAGGTCTCAGCTCTGAGCAACTGCAATCTGTGCTGGAAAGTGGTCAGTTTGTTATTGCCACTGATGACAATGACAGCTCTGTGAATTATGAAATTGCCAACATTGCAATGAATGTTAGCTACGACACATTTATAGACTCTGCAGGCACTGTGTCTGAGGGGCAGACAGTCTTCATTCCCAGTGATGCAGAGTGTTCACAGATTATATTTCAGCATGACCCAGGCGCAGTGTCAAGTGTGGAAACATAA